Within Flagellimonas maritima, the genomic segment CGAATGGCATTCCAAAACGACCAAATGACTTAGACTATATCCGATTTGTTTCCAATGAACAAATTCAAAAAAAACTGGACAACACCAAACTGGTAGATCAAGAAGCGCTGAATTTAATGCCTTCCGGAGCAACGAACAATATGGTTTTTAAAGGAAAATCAAATCTTCAATTTGATAATAAATCCAATGATTGGATTACCAGAGATACTTTAATATCAGGTGCTACGGCATATGGGGATTTGGACAACGACGGAGATTTGGACTTGGTCACCAATAACATCAATAGGCCGGCTACAATTTATCAAAATAAAATCGGCTCCACTTCCAATTATTTGAAAATAAGACTAAAATACATTGGGAGAAATCCTTTTGCTATAGGAACAAAAGTCTATTCCTATCATAAAGGAAAACTACAGTACAAAGAACTTTATACTACCCGCGGGTTTCAATCAAGTTCTGAACCCATTATACATTTTGGCTATGGCGCTTCAGAAAAAATAGACTCAATAAAAATTGTTTGGCCTGATAAATCCTATCAAACACTGAAAAACATTTCTACCAACCAAACTTTAGAGATAAGACCAAATAACACTAACCCTTTTGACTATGAAAAAACAAAACGGAACAAAGGGCTTATTTTCGAGAAAGTTGAAGATAATTTAGGTCTTAACTTTACACATGTAGAAGACAACCATATCGATTTTAATAGGGAAAAACTTATTCCTTATCGCGTATCTGATCGGGGACCTGCCGCAGCTATTGGAGATTTGAACGGTGATGGAAAAGATGATGTATTTTTTGGTGGCTCAAAATTCTTTTCCTCAAAAATCTATATCCAACAGGATACTATATTTACAGAAAAGAAATTTACAGTGATACAAAAAGATTCCGTAAAAGAAGAAGTGGTAGCGCTAATAAAGGATTTTGACAGAGATGGAAAAAATGATGTTTTTATTGGCTCTGGTGGAGCGGATTTCTATGGAAAGGTCAAACCGCTACTTGATAATTATTTTATTCAAAAAGATACTGCGTTCTTGAAAGCCAAAATTCCCGATTTCTTTGAAAATACTTCCGTAATCGAAGCTAACGATTATGATGGGGATGGGGATTTGGATGTATTTGTGGGGAGTAATGTAGTAACTTCAAAATTCGGTAAAACTCCAAATTCATATTTACTCAAGAATACCAACGGTAATTTTTCAATAGTGGAAAATACCCCGTTTCAAAACCTGGGGATGATCACTGATGCTACTTGGTCAGACTTTAACAATGATGGAGTTGAAGATCTTATCGTTATCGGAGAATGGATGGCTCCTAAATTCTTTAAAAACTCTAATGGTTCATTTGAAGAAGTTGACCTTTTGGAAAATAATCTGAATGGTCTTTGGCAGGCTATTCAACCCTTTGATATAGATAATGATGGAGATATAGATTATTTGTTGGGCAATTGGGGCATAAATTCAAAATTCAGTGCGTCCAAAAAAGCCCCTATGAATCTTTATTCTTATGATTTTGACGGCAACGGAAGCACAGAAACTATTGTTGCTACAGAAAAGAACGGGAAATACTACCCCTTATTGGGGTTGGACGAGTTATCAGGACAATTGGTTTCTTTACGAAAGAAATTCACTACCTATAAAAGTTTTGCAGGTAAATCAATTGAAGAAATTTTCAATAAAAAGACTTTGGCCAAAGCTGAAGTTTTAAAAATACATGAACTTCATTCCGGATATCTGCAAAATAATGGCACTTCATATACTTTTATCCCTTTTAAAGCTGAGCTGCAAGTTTCTCCGATTACGTCTTTTTTGGCCTTTGATTTTAACGGCGACTCAAAAAATGAAGTATTGGTCGCCGGCAACTATTTTGGCGTAACACCATTTCACGGAAAGTTCGATTCTTTTCCCGGGGCATTGATAACTAATGAAAATGATATAATTTTGGGAGATGCGCTCGGTTTAGAGATGTCCCAAAAATCTGCCAGACACTTAAACGCATTTAATTTCAATAATGCTACATACCTGCTAGTAACTGTAAATAACGATAAGGCTCAAGTTTATAGGCTGCTTAGATAAATTAATAGAACAATGAAAATGCGAATCGGCTTACTATATATATACACAATTTTTCTCTTTTCATGTGCAAAAAAAAGTGAACCCATTGTCATAGATCCAAATGATTTTCATGGTTCTGTGGACAAGGTTACTGAAGTGATGATACATGATATTTTCTCGCCTCCCGTAGCAAGTAGGATCTTTGCTTATCCAAATATAGCGGCGTATGAAATTTTAGCATCACAGGATAATGAATACAAATCATTGGTAAATCAAGTTAGGGGACTTACACCCATCCCAAATCCAGAAGTGGCCGAAAAGATAAATTACGAATTGGCTGCTTTGATTTCCCATATTGAATTGAGTAAGCGACTTATTTTTTCCGAAGACAGGATTGAGGCTTACAGAGACAGCTTGTACACTATTTGGGACGATAAAAATACAAATGAGTTCAACGCATCCAAAGACTATGGCCTTAAAGTGGCCGAGCATGTCGCTAAATGGATGAACAAAGACAATTACAACCAGACCAGAACCATGCCCAAGTTTACAGTGGATACGGACAATCCTTCTAGATGGCAACCTACCCCGCCTGCATACATGGCCGGGATAGAACCGCACTGGAGTAAAATAAGGCCCTTTGTAATAGATTCCGCAAGTCAGTTTAGGCCAACGCCGCCGCCACTATTTTCAATGGAAGAAGACTCTGATTTTTATAAGGAATTGAAAGAGGTGTACGACATCAGTAACGATATTACTACCGAAGGAGATTCCTCTGAAGAAGTAGAAATTGCCCAATTTTGGGACTGCAATCCTTATGTATCAGTAACTCGAGGACATTTAATGTTCGCCACTAAAAAAATTACTCCCGGAGCACATTGGATAGGAATTACCAAAATAGCGAGCAGAACTACCAATGCCGATGTAAACAAAACAGTTTATGCCTATACAAAAGCTTCGATTGCAATGGCAGATGCCTTTATTAGCTGTTGGGATGAAAAATATAGAAGTAATTTGATTCGCCCAGAAACATTGATTAATGAACATATTGATGAAAATTGGGAGCCGATATTACAAACACCTCCATTCCCCGAATACACTAGTGGTCATAGTGTTGTTTCTGGTGCCGCTGCAGTAGTTCTTACAGATATTTTTGGTGATAATTTTGCCTTTGATGATGATACTGAAGTTCCTTACGGTCTACCGGTTCGCACTTTCAAATCCTTTGAGCAAGCTGCAGACGAAGCTGCTATGAGTAGAATGTACGGAGGTATTCACTACAGGGCAGCAGTGGTCGTAGGTGTAGACCAAGGAAGGCGCTTGGGCAAATATGTAGTGGAAAATCTCAAAATGCTTCAATAACTCTTCTTTACCCAAAAAATAATTTGAATACTGATGAAACGAAAAATTTCTTTGGTGGTTTTATTTGTAATCATAGCTGCCCTTGGCTGGTATCTTTTCATTAAACCAAATGATTATCTGGTTTCTTTTACCGCCAAAACCTTTCCTGGCACTATAAATAGAAC encodes:
- a CDS encoding VCBS repeat-containing protein, with translation MIKHTFSTLLLLVVLSCGKKEGTLFSNPSAEETGILFSNTLSESDDLNILDYLYFYNGGGISIGDINNDGLPDIFFSGNQVKNTLYLNQGGLKFKDISEKAGVQGDSSWNTGSVMGDINGDGFLDIYVCAVVGINGFEGANELFINNGDNTFTESAAKYGLDFDTYSSSAAFLDYDLDGDLDLYLLNHAVHTQESFGRVDLRYTRNFETGDKLLRNDGDKFTDVSEEAGIYGGINGYGLGIAVSDFNVDGYPDLYIGNDFHEDDYYYLNNGDGTFTESLRKYFGHTSRFSMGSDVADINHDGLPDFISLDMLPEDEVPLKSSEGDDNIQVQRLRTQRYGYHYQFTRNMLYVNQPSGNYLETALLSGIAATDWSWSALFGDYNQDGEQDLFISNGIPKRPNDLDYIRFVSNEQIQKKLDNTKLVDQEALNLMPSGATNNMVFKGKSNLQFDNKSNDWITRDTLISGATAYGDLDNDGDLDLVTNNINRPATIYQNKIGSTSNYLKIRLKYIGRNPFAIGTKVYSYHKGKLQYKELYTTRGFQSSSEPIIHFGYGASEKIDSIKIVWPDKSYQTLKNISTNQTLEIRPNNTNPFDYEKTKRNKGLIFEKVEDNLGLNFTHVEDNHIDFNREKLIPYRVSDRGPAAAIGDLNGDGKDDVFFGGSKFFSSKIYIQQDTIFTEKKFTVIQKDSVKEEVVALIKDFDRDGKNDVFIGSGGADFYGKVKPLLDNYFIQKDTAFLKAKIPDFFENTSVIEANDYDGDGDLDVFVGSNVVTSKFGKTPNSYLLKNTNGNFSIVENTPFQNLGMITDATWSDFNNDGVEDLIVIGEWMAPKFFKNSNGSFEEVDLLENNLNGLWQAIQPFDIDNDGDIDYLLGNWGINSKFSASKKAPMNLYSYDFDGNGSTETIVATEKNGKYYPLLGLDELSGQLVSLRKKFTTYKSFAGKSIEEIFNKKTLAKAEVLKIHELHSGYLQNNGTSYTFIPFKAELQVSPITSFLAFDFNGDSKNEVLVAGNYFGVTPFHGKFDSFPGALITNENDIILGDALGLEMSQKSARHLNAFNFNNATYLLVTVNNDKAQVYRLLR
- a CDS encoding vanadium-dependent haloperoxidase; this translates as MKMRIGLLYIYTIFLFSCAKKSEPIVIDPNDFHGSVDKVTEVMIHDIFSPPVASRIFAYPNIAAYEILASQDNEYKSLVNQVRGLTPIPNPEVAEKINYELAALISHIELSKRLIFSEDRIEAYRDSLYTIWDDKNTNEFNASKDYGLKVAEHVAKWMNKDNYNQTRTMPKFTVDTDNPSRWQPTPPAYMAGIEPHWSKIRPFVIDSASQFRPTPPPLFSMEEDSDFYKELKEVYDISNDITTEGDSSEEVEIAQFWDCNPYVSVTRGHLMFATKKITPGAHWIGITKIASRTTNADVNKTVYAYTKASIAMADAFISCWDEKYRSNLIRPETLINEHIDENWEPILQTPPFPEYTSGHSVVSGAAAVVLTDIFGDNFAFDDDTEVPYGLPVRTFKSFEQAADEAAMSRMYGGIHYRAAVVVGVDQGRRLGKYVVENLKMLQ